The genome window TCACGCCGGAAGAGGTGCCCGTGTCGTTGAGATCAGCCTGCTGCGCGCTTCGCGAGCAGGTCACGCACGTGCGCCTCGATCTCGGCGTCGTCGACATAACCCATCTTCGCGAAGGGCGACACGGCTGCCGGGATCTGCACGGGCGTCGCGGGCGCCATCCGCTCGGCGCGTTCACGCAGCTCCGCGAGACGGGCGGCCGTACGGCGCTCCTCCTGCGCATCCATCTCGGCCCGCGCGACCTGCGCGCGCGACCCCGCGACCGAGACCAACGGCTCGGGAAGCGGACGCGGCGTCCAGGTGGCACGTCCCTGATCGTGCAGCTTCGGTTCGACGCGGGCGATGGGCTGCTCGATCGGAGCGACCGATCGGCGAGCGGCCCGAGCCGCGACCGACGCCATGCGCTGAAGAGCGAATCCGCCGGCCAGCACTGTCGCGCCACCGAGCCAGAGAAGAAGTTGAGCCTGGGTCGCGATGAGCTGCCACACGCCGAGTCCCGTGAGAGCGAGCCCCAGGAGAAGCGCGGAGGTCGCGACGATGCGCACCCGTCGGCGCGCACGCGCCTGGCGGACGACCGGATCGGCCCTGGCGGCCGCGAGCTCCTCGCGAAGAAGGGTGAGCTCGGCGGCCTCTTTCTCGGACTGCACCCGCTTCGCGAGCTTCTGCTGCGCGAGCGCCGTTCGAGCATTCAGTTCGAGGCGCACCTCGCCGGGCGTCTCGCTGGTCTCAGCCAGCACACGCAGTGCCTGGTTCAGGCGGACGGCGTTGCGCTCAGCGGCGTCGTACTGGAAACGGCCGCGCCACGAGGGCAGCAGATAGAGCATCCACAGGAGCACGGCGACGAGGACTATCACTCCCCCGCTCAGCACCGGCCCGTCCATGTCGACAACGGTACGGGAACATCGCTGTTCACGCGGCTCAGTCCGGGCGTGTGTCGCGACGAGTTCGGCGTGTCGCGCCTTCAGATCGCGAGTCGGTCCGACGGAGGGATCGTCGCGGCATCCGGGGGGACCTGACCGTTGAGCCATCGCGCCAGCACGCCCTGGGGAACATCCTCCCGCGTGAGAGCGAAAGCGTAGTGGTCGCGCCAGTCGCCGTCGATGTGGATGTAGCGCCGACGAAGCCCCTCATAGCGGAAGCCGAGCTTCTGCACGACGCGCAGACTCGCCGCGTTCTCGGGGCGGATGCAGATCTCCATCCGATGCAGCGCGTACTCGGTGAAGCACGCGTCCGTCGCCAGCGCGACCGCCGTCGGCGTGATGCCCTTGCCCGCGAATCGCTCGCTCACCCAATAGCCGATGGTCGCCGAGCAGAGCGACCCCCTGGCCACTCCCCACACGTTGAGCTGACCGGCGACCTCCCCGTCGTACTCCATGACGAACGGGTAGCCCTGACCGTCTCGGTACTGCTGGAGCAGACGGCGGATGCTGAGTCGCATGTCGAACGACACCGATCCGTACGGGACGGTGGCCTCCCAGGGCTGCAGCCACGAGCGGTTGCTCAGCAGCTCATGCTGCAGCGGCCTGGCGTCACGAGACCGCACGAGACGCAGCTCGATCGGACCGTGCCTCATTCCCGTCGCCTGATCCATCCGAGCGCTCCGACGCCGCGAGGACGCCTAGAGGCGCTCCGCGAACTCCTTCAGCCACGGCCGCAGCTCGGGGCCGAGATCCTCGCGGTCGGAGGCGAGCTGGACGATCGCCTTGATGTAGTCGACGCGGTCACCGGTGTCGTACCGGCGTCCGCGGAAGATCACGCCGACGACGCCGGGGCCCTCGGGCCGAGTCGCCAGCTCCTGCAGAGCATCCGTGAGCTGGATCTCGCCGCCCTTGCCGGGCTCGGTGCGCTCGAGCACGTCGAAGATCGATGCCGGCAGGACATACCGGCCGATGATCGCGAGGTTCGAGGGTGCATCCTCCTGCGCGGGCTTCTCGACGAGGCCCGTCACGCGCACGGAGTCGGATCCGTCGATCTCCTCGACGGCCGCGGCGCCGTACATGTGGATGTTCGAAGGATCGACCTCCATGAGGGCGATGACGGCGGCGCCGCTGCGCTCGTGCTCCGCGATCATCTCGGTGAGCAGCGGATCCCGCTCGTCGATGAGATCGTCACCGAGCAGCACGGCGAACGAGCTGTCTCCGACGTGTGTGCGCGCTCGGAGGACCGCATGACCGAGACCCTTGGGCTCACCCTGGCGGACGAAGTGGATGTCGGCGAGATCGCTCGACCGCACGACCCGCTCGAGACGTCCGGTGTCGCCCTTCTCCATGAGTTTGACCTCGAGCTCGGGAACCGAGTCGAAGTGGTTCGAGATGGCGTTCTTGTTGCGGCCGATGATGACGAGGATGTCCTCGATCCCGGCGCTCGCAGCTTCTTCGACGACGTACTGGATGGCCGGCTTGTCGACGACCGGCAGCATCTCCTTCGGCATCGCCTTCGTCGCCGGCAGGAATCGCGTCCCCAGTCCTGCGGCGGGAATGACAGCCTTCATCTTCTGGGTACCCATCTTCACAGCCTAGTGGGGATGCCCGCCGTAGACTCGGAGGCATGTCCCACGACGTCGAGCACGAGAAGCGCGCGCTGCGCGCGGAG of Microbacterium sp. LWH13-1.2 contains these proteins:
- a CDS encoding GNAT family protein; its protein translation is MRHGPIELRLVRSRDARPLQHELLSNRSWLQPWEATVPYGSVSFDMRLSIRRLLQQYRDGQGYPFVMEYDGEVAGQLNVWGVARGSLCSATIGYWVSERFAGKGITPTAVALATDACFTEYALHRMEICIRPENAASLRVVQKLGFRYEGLRRRYIHIDGDWRDHYAFALTREDVPQGVLARWLNGQVPPDAATIPPSDRLAI
- the galU gene encoding UTP--glucose-1-phosphate uridylyltransferase GalU, yielding MGTQKMKAVIPAAGLGTRFLPATKAMPKEMLPVVDKPAIQYVVEEAASAGIEDILVIIGRNKNAISNHFDSVPELEVKLMEKGDTGRLERVVRSSDLADIHFVRQGEPKGLGHAVLRARTHVGDSSFAVLLGDDLIDERDPLLTEMIAEHERSGAAVIALMEVDPSNIHMYGAAAVEEIDGSDSVRVTGLVEKPAQEDAPSNLAIIGRYVLPASIFDVLERTEPGKGGEIQLTDALQELATRPEGPGVVGVIFRGRRYDTGDRVDYIKAIVQLASDREDLGPELRPWLKEFAERL